A genomic segment from Streptomyces sp. NBC_00459 encodes:
- a CDS encoding ABC transporter substrate-binding protein, translating into MTLSRRQALATAAAAGTGLGITSFGASASATPSRPRTSRAGAAGREETRTLDELYQAALAEGAKLVIYAGGDTPTQQDLTKSAFLSRFPGIELKLIVDYSKFHDVRVDNQFATGTLVPDLVQLQTVQDFVRWKKQGRLMPYKPAGFSRIHEAFKDPGGAWVAIQVFAFSFMYNVADVGANAPKTPQDLIDPRWKGKIASSYPHDDDAVLYLYRLYTQAYGWDWVAALAEQDVQFARGSHTPGLAVGNGSKAIGIGGAGSLTLPPAAPTRWVVNGNHPFMAWGQRAAILDGAKNPTAAKLYLNWQLSVARQQASFNGWSVRTDVTPAGGLEPIWNYPTAFVDGFPRFMADRAAVERWKQTFALYFGEVKGDPTPGWLGLRPGA; encoded by the coding sequence ATGACTCTCAGCAGACGCCAGGCCCTCGCCACCGCGGCCGCCGCCGGAACCGGCCTGGGCATCACGTCCTTCGGAGCATCGGCATCAGCAACGCCGTCCAGGCCCAGAACGTCCCGAGCGGGTGCGGCCGGCCGCGAGGAGACCCGAACGCTCGACGAGCTGTACCAGGCCGCGCTGGCGGAGGGTGCGAAACTCGTCATCTACGCCGGTGGGGACACGCCGACCCAGCAGGACCTCACCAAGAGCGCCTTCCTGTCCCGCTTCCCCGGCATCGAGCTGAAGCTCATCGTCGACTACAGCAAGTTCCACGACGTTCGCGTGGACAACCAGTTCGCCACCGGTACCCTCGTCCCCGACCTCGTACAGCTCCAGACGGTTCAGGACTTCGTCCGCTGGAAGAAGCAGGGCCGGCTGATGCCGTACAAGCCTGCTGGATTCTCCAGGATCCACGAGGCGTTCAAGGACCCGGGCGGCGCGTGGGTCGCGATCCAGGTGTTCGCGTTCAGCTTCATGTACAACGTCGCCGACGTGGGCGCGAACGCCCCGAAGACGCCGCAGGACCTGATCGACCCGCGGTGGAAGGGCAAGATCGCCTCGTCCTATCCCCACGACGACGACGCGGTCCTCTATCTCTACAGGCTCTACACCCAGGCGTACGGATGGGACTGGGTGGCCGCCCTCGCCGAGCAGGACGTCCAGTTCGCCCGAGGCAGCCACACCCCCGGACTGGCCGTCGGCAACGGCAGCAAGGCCATCGGGATCGGCGGCGCCGGATCGCTGACGCTGCCACCCGCCGCGCCCACCCGGTGGGTGGTGAACGGCAACCACCCGTTCATGGCCTGGGGCCAGCGGGCCGCGATCCTCGACGGAGCAAAGAACCCCACGGCGGCCAAGCTCTACCTCAACTGGCAGTTGTCCGTTGCCCGTCAGCAGGCATCCTTCAACGGCTGGTCGGTACGGACCGACGTGACTCCCGCAGGCGGTCTCGAACCCATCTGGAACTACCCGACCGCCTTCGTCGACGGCTTCCCCCGGTTCATGGCCGACCGTGCGGCGGTCGAACGCTGGAAGCAGACGTTCGCCCTGTACTTCGGCGAGGTCAAGGGCGATCCCACGCCGGGGTGGCTGGGACTTCGACCCGGCGCGTAG
- a CDS encoding ABC transporter substrate-binding protein — protein MTMTSAPYGRARRVPSAAATVTAILLLTATGCGDSGTGGSGSEGEGTGTVVFWDNNGGVRTDNWKKIITEFEKKYPDIKVKYVGVPIADVQSKYDTAIQGGGLPDVGGVGTAYLAGLVAQNALEPVTDRIEKSGLKGKLVTGMVTSVRAAGGSEDLYEVPTSANMGTLWYRTDLFEEAGLQPPTTWENFYKAAATLTDAKRNRFGFTIRGGAGSVAQALEMMYGQSGIDTFWNGDKTTVNDPKNVKALEKYVALYKKATPAADVNNDFVKMVAQFDQGQIGMLQHNLGSYVDHVKAFGKSRIEGIPTPPSTPGGPRTPVSNPVDGLGLFKSSKNKAAAWKFIVFAASAEMNSFSNEAAGGVPANTDAADDAWINSAKPTKTAMEALNDPATKIVQLPYYLPDWNTLSKADTEPMFQKVLLGKMSAQEFADMLAEKLNTAQADYKKHNS, from the coding sequence ATGACAATGACGTCAGCACCATACGGCCGCGCCCGCAGAGTCCCGTCCGCCGCCGCCACGGTCACCGCGATACTCCTGCTCACCGCCACAGGCTGCGGCGACTCCGGAACCGGCGGGTCCGGCTCCGAGGGGGAGGGAACAGGGACGGTTGTCTTCTGGGACAACAACGGCGGTGTGCGCACCGACAACTGGAAGAAGATCATCACCGAGTTCGAGAAGAAGTACCCCGACATCAAGGTGAAGTACGTCGGTGTGCCGATCGCCGACGTGCAGTCGAAGTACGACACGGCGATCCAGGGCGGCGGCCTGCCCGACGTGGGTGGGGTGGGCACGGCCTATCTCGCCGGTCTCGTCGCGCAGAACGCCCTGGAACCGGTCACCGATCGCATCGAGAAGAGCGGCCTCAAAGGGAAGCTGGTCACCGGAATGGTCACCAGCGTCCGCGCCGCGGGCGGCAGCGAGGACCTGTACGAAGTCCCGACCTCCGCGAACATGGGCACCCTCTGGTACCGCACCGATCTCTTCGAAGAAGCGGGCCTGCAGCCACCGACCACCTGGGAGAACTTCTACAAGGCCGCAGCCACTCTCACCGACGCCAAGCGGAACCGTTTCGGATTCACCATCCGCGGCGGCGCAGGCTCGGTGGCGCAGGCGCTGGAGATGATGTACGGCCAGTCCGGCATCGACACCTTCTGGAACGGCGACAAGACCACCGTCAACGACCCGAAGAACGTCAAGGCGCTGGAGAAGTACGTCGCCCTGTACAAGAAGGCCACACCGGCTGCCGACGTGAACAACGACTTCGTCAAGATGGTCGCCCAGTTCGACCAGGGGCAGATCGGCATGCTCCAGCACAACCTCGGCTCCTACGTGGACCATGTCAAGGCATTCGGGAAGAGCCGGATCGAAGGCATACCGACGCCGCCCTCCACCCCGGGTGGTCCACGTACGCCGGTCTCCAACCCGGTGGACGGACTGGGACTGTTCAAGTCGAGCAAGAACAAGGCCGCCGCGTGGAAGTTCATCGTGTTCGCCGCTTCCGCCGAGATGAACAGCTTCTCCAATGAGGCGGCGGGCGGTGTCCCCGCGAACACCGACGCCGCGGACGACGCGTGGATCAACAGTGCCAAGCCCACGAAGACGGCCATGGAGGCGCTCAACGACCCAGCCACGAAGATCGTGCAACTGCCGTACTACCTGCCCGACTGGAACACGCTCAGCAAGGCCGACACCGAACCGATGTTCCAGAAGGTGCTGCTCGGCAAGATGTCCGCCCAGGAGTTCGCGGACATGCTCGCCGAGAAGCTCAACACCGCGCAGGCGGACTACAAGAAGCACAACAGCTGA
- a CDS encoding apiosidase-like domain-containing protein — MSTPHNEVGEPTSAWCPAEITLTAEREYDRPYADVAVWAEFTHTSGKVVRRPAFWDGGSTWRLRFAAPLTGGRWTWRSSSSSADPGLAGQRGELTVSERPDESNRFRRHGFWRMSPAGRNLVHTDGTPALLVADTAWALPWRATEEDVRIYAADRRAKGFNAVLLMSVQPDMGVRGPRDRTADGGFGVAFEDLPDGHLSELNPGYFQYLDRLLGILAEHEIVPVLQPVFQGYGWKGQKAAGTVVPPEEYARYCRYLVARYGASPAVWLVGADGSGEDPQTAAGGEEIERWDGYGQPCGIHYRPYASNRVHQAARWLDFQWCQTGHRGEHAPERLTDMWRNGPAKGVANGEPTYENSGERGKGAGWWQGHEAWSNLCAGGTMGVVYGAGSLWQWRLHPDEPGHEPFFLADGAGWREALDFEGSRYVGLVARILEGLPTTDMRPSWEVSLSPRGLLVPGVLYVAYGEHGGPLGIRDLTGRQVPRSYRVVDPRTGEITGKGVRTADVEYIPDDGGAPRIYICHDG, encoded by the coding sequence ATGAGCACTCCTCACAACGAGGTGGGGGAACCGACCTCCGCCTGGTGCCCGGCCGAGATCACGTTGACCGCTGAGCGGGAGTACGACCGTCCCTACGCCGACGTGGCGGTGTGGGCCGAGTTCACGCACACCTCGGGGAAGGTCGTGCGCCGCCCCGCCTTCTGGGACGGCGGTTCCACCTGGCGCCTGCGTTTCGCCGCCCCACTCACAGGTGGCCGCTGGACCTGGCGGAGTTCGAGCTCGTCGGCCGACCCGGGACTGGCGGGCCAGCGGGGTGAACTGACGGTCTCGGAGCGCCCCGACGAGAGCAACCGTTTCCGCAGACACGGCTTCTGGCGGATGTCCCCGGCCGGCCGCAACCTCGTCCACACCGACGGCACGCCCGCGCTTCTGGTCGCGGACACAGCATGGGCCCTCCCCTGGCGAGCCACGGAAGAGGACGTCCGGATCTACGCGGCCGACCGGCGTGCCAAGGGCTTCAACGCCGTCCTGCTGATGAGTGTGCAGCCGGACATGGGCGTGCGAGGACCGCGGGACCGTACTGCGGACGGCGGATTCGGCGTCGCCTTCGAGGATCTGCCGGACGGACACCTCAGCGAACTGAATCCCGGCTACTTCCAGTACCTGGACCGGCTCCTCGGCATTCTGGCCGAGCACGAGATCGTGCCGGTGCTTCAACCGGTCTTCCAGGGCTACGGATGGAAGGGGCAGAAGGCTGCCGGAACAGTCGTACCGCCCGAGGAGTACGCCCGCTACTGCCGCTACCTCGTCGCACGCTATGGCGCGAGCCCCGCTGTCTGGCTGGTGGGCGCCGACGGCAGCGGCGAGGATCCGCAGACCGCCGCGGGAGGCGAGGAGATCGAGCGGTGGGACGGGTACGGCCAGCCGTGCGGCATCCACTACCGGCCGTACGCGTCCAACCGTGTCCATCAGGCGGCGCGGTGGCTGGATTTCCAGTGGTGCCAGACCGGTCACCGCGGCGAGCACGCGCCCGAACGCCTCACCGACATGTGGCGCAACGGGCCCGCCAAGGGCGTTGCCAACGGCGAACCGACATACGAGAACTCCGGTGAGAGAGGCAAGGGCGCCGGCTGGTGGCAGGGTCACGAAGCCTGGAGCAATCTGTGCGCCGGCGGCACCATGGGCGTCGTCTACGGCGCGGGCAGCCTGTGGCAGTGGCGGCTGCATCCGGACGAGCCCGGCCATGAGCCGTTCTTCCTCGCGGACGGTGCCGGGTGGCGCGAAGCACTGGATTTCGAGGGCTCACGCTACGTCGGCCTGGTCGCGCGGATCCTCGAAGGCCTGCCGACCACCGACATGCGGCCCAGCTGGGAGGTGTCCCTGTCGCCACGGGGCCTGCTCGTTCCCGGTGTCCTGTACGTCGCCTACGGCGAGCACGGCGGGCCGCTCGGAATCAGGGACCTGACCGGTCGGCAAGTACCGCGCTCGTACCGGGTGGTGGATCCACGTACCGGCGAGATCACCGGCAAGGGGGTGCGGACCGCAGACGTGGAGTACATCCCCGACGACGGGGGCGCTCCGAGGATCTACATCTGTCACGACGGCTGA
- a CDS encoding transketolase family protein, translated as MTESTVPTALWNRGAPDIESAVYDCRQVFAEELAALARRDPRVVAVCNDSVGSSNLVAFRTEFPDRLINVGIAEQDLVGVAAGLANAGMIPFVSAAGPFLTGRALEQIKADCAYSGQKVVLCGQSPGMAYGELGPTHHSVEDLSWLRAIADLAVLVPTDREQTRAALRWAHATVGPAYLRIPRFKVPDVIPPGAPCEPGRALTLRQGDDVTVIAIGTLVSRALDAARTLAGEGISVRVLNTPFVDPLDDDAVLAAASETRAIVTAEEATLSGGLGAAVASLVGQHHPVPLRLLGVTGFAPTGSTGFLLEHFGLTADGICRAVRSVLSPAVRESQP; from the coding sequence GTGACGGAATCCACTGTGCCGACCGCCCTTTGGAACCGCGGAGCCCCGGACATCGAGTCTGCCGTGTACGACTGTCGGCAGGTCTTCGCGGAGGAACTGGCCGCTCTCGCACGCAGGGATCCACGGGTCGTGGCCGTCTGCAACGACTCGGTCGGCTCCAGCAACCTCGTCGCCTTCCGCACGGAGTTCCCCGATCGGTTGATCAATGTGGGGATCGCCGAGCAGGACCTGGTCGGTGTGGCCGCCGGCCTCGCCAACGCCGGCATGATTCCGTTCGTTTCGGCAGCCGGTCCCTTCCTGACGGGGCGAGCCCTGGAACAGATCAAGGCCGACTGCGCATACAGCGGCCAGAAGGTCGTCCTGTGCGGCCAGAGCCCGGGTATGGCCTACGGCGAACTCGGCCCCACCCACCACTCGGTCGAGGACCTGTCCTGGCTGAGGGCCATCGCGGATCTCGCTGTGCTCGTGCCCACCGACCGTGAGCAGACCCGCGCCGCCCTGCGCTGGGCCCACGCGACAGTAGGCCCCGCCTATCTGCGCATCCCCCGCTTCAAGGTGCCCGACGTCATCCCTCCCGGAGCTCCCTGTGAACCAGGGAGAGCCCTGACTCTGCGGCAGGGGGACGACGTGACCGTCATCGCGATCGGCACGCTGGTCTCCCGCGCCCTCGATGCCGCTCGGACACTGGCCGGAGAAGGCATCTCCGTACGCGTACTCAACACGCCCTTCGTCGACCCGTTGGACGATGACGCAGTCCTGGCAGCCGCGTCCGAGACCCGCGCCATCGTGACGGCCGAGGAGGCCACGCTCAGCGGTGGTCTCGGCGCCGCCGTCGCGTCGCTGGTCGGTCAGCATCACCCGGTTCCCCTGAGACTTCTCGGCGTGACGGGCTTCGCGCCGACCGGCTCCACCGGGTTTCTGCTCGAACACTTCGGTCTGACTGCCGACGGCATCTGCCGCGCGGTCAGGAGTGTGCTGTCGCCTGCGGTCAGGGAGTCACAGCCATGA
- a CDS encoding sugar phosphate isomerase/epimerase family protein has protein sequence MSTRTFAGGLWSFGRVIDRYATDGYGPPIGTLRAIELAGLSGELTALDLNYPFDEGVTVNDVRKALADHGLTTTNITPVIYDRRFRSGSFSSADPATRQAALDLAHESVEVARDLDARYVKFWPGQDGYDYPFQVDYATLRRHAIEGIRDVARNFPEVTFAIEYKLKEPRNRLFWSTAATSLLAIESMGVDNVGLVVDFGHSLFAKENPAEALLLTHSMGRLVDIELDDNYREWDDDLTVGAVHLVETLEFLYTVRQLDWPHPLKLDLFPYREDPGEAVRESVATIRALENKAARIPLDRLREAQAAHDAMTAQRLVRAALLD, from the coding sequence ATGTCAACCCGTACCTTCGCCGGCGGACTGTGGAGTTTCGGGCGCGTCATCGACCGCTACGCCACGGATGGGTACGGGCCTCCGATCGGAACGCTGCGGGCCATCGAGTTGGCAGGCCTGTCCGGAGAGCTCACAGCGCTCGACCTGAACTATCCCTTCGACGAGGGCGTCACCGTCAACGACGTCCGCAAGGCCCTTGCCGACCACGGCCTGACAACCACCAACATCACTCCTGTCATCTACGACCGGAGATTCCGCTCCGGATCATTCAGCAGCGCCGACCCCGCCACCCGGCAGGCCGCCCTCGACCTCGCGCACGAGTCCGTGGAGGTGGCGCGTGACCTCGACGCCAGATACGTCAAGTTCTGGCCCGGTCAGGATGGTTACGACTATCCGTTCCAGGTGGACTACGCCACGCTGCGCCGACACGCCATCGAGGGCATCCGCGATGTGGCCCGCAACTTCCCCGAGGTCACTTTCGCGATCGAGTACAAGCTCAAGGAGCCGCGCAACCGGCTGTTCTGGAGCACGGCGGCAACCAGCCTGCTCGCGATCGAGAGCATGGGAGTGGACAACGTCGGCCTCGTGGTCGACTTCGGGCACTCCCTCTTCGCCAAGGAGAACCCGGCCGAGGCACTCCTTCTCACTCACAGCATGGGGCGGCTTGTCGACATCGAACTCGACGACAACTACCGGGAGTGGGACGACGACCTCACCGTCGGCGCCGTCCACCTCGTCGAGACTCTGGAGTTCCTGTACACCGTCCGGCAGTTGGACTGGCCGCATCCGCTCAAACTGGATCTCTTCCCCTATAGGGAGGACCCTGGCGAGGCCGTTCGTGAAAGCGTGGCCACCATCCGTGCGCTGGAGAACAAAGCTGCTCGAATCCCGCTCGACAGACTCCGCGAGGCCCAGGCCGCGCACGATGCCATGACCGCACAACGACTTGTGCGCGCCGCACTGTTGGACTGA
- a CDS encoding FKBP-type peptidyl-prolyl cis-trans isomerase, translating to MRRLIPLSAIPLLLSVAACSAGGPDLTAHPDVPLPMVTTGKAFGEEPTLDRGKGDPPKKLMTTVLSKGSGPVLAKGDPFEVNYIAQEWTKDKPYENTYDVKIPFSETIGTGDLIAGWDQGLVGQKVGSRIEMVIPPELGYGEMGQAGVSEGATLVFVIDIVKGAAVPSSAKGTKVAKDDPGLPTVGTNTDGKEPDLEVPRTREAPKHLLSKYVLEGDGPVVRKTDTAVVNLVGRVWVTNAEFDSSYDRGKVRVMPLSQVTIKGMTDGLVGKKVGSRVLLVIPPGQALGDGESPLIPKNSTLVFSIDILATM from the coding sequence ATGCGCCGTCTTATCCCGCTGTCCGCCATTCCGCTGCTGCTCTCAGTGGCCGCCTGTTCCGCAGGTGGGCCAGACCTCACCGCACATCCGGACGTCCCGCTCCCGATGGTCACCACGGGCAAGGCTTTCGGCGAGGAACCGACGCTTGACCGGGGCAAGGGTGACCCTCCCAAGAAACTGATGACCACGGTCCTCAGCAAGGGCTCTGGTCCGGTCCTGGCCAAGGGAGATCCGTTCGAGGTCAACTACATCGCGCAGGAATGGACCAAGGACAAGCCCTACGAGAACACCTACGACGTCAAGATCCCGTTCTCGGAGACCATCGGCACCGGCGATCTGATCGCGGGCTGGGATCAGGGCCTCGTCGGCCAGAAGGTCGGCAGCCGCATCGAGATGGTCATCCCCCCGGAACTGGGCTACGGCGAGATGGGCCAGGCAGGTGTCTCCGAAGGCGCGACTCTGGTCTTCGTCATCGACATCGTCAAGGGAGCAGCGGTACCAAGCTCCGCCAAGGGCACCAAGGTCGCCAAGGACGATCCTGGCCTCCCCACGGTCGGCACCAACACCGACGGCAAGGAACCGGACCTGGAGGTCCCGCGGACCAGGGAGGCTCCCAAGCACCTCCTCTCCAAGTACGTCCTGGAGGGCGACGGTCCGGTGGTGAGGAAGACCGACACGGCGGTGGTGAACCTGGTGGGAAGAGTGTGGGTCACCAACGCCGAGTTCGACAGCAGCTACGACCGGGGGAAGGTGCGGGTCATGCCCTTGTCACAGGTGACCATCAAGGGAATGACCGACGGGCTGGTCGGCAAAAAGGTCGGCAGCCGCGTCCTGCTCGTCATCCCTCCCGGCCAGGCCCTGGGCGACGGGGAGTCACCGCTCATCCCCAAGAACTCCACCCTCGTCTTCTCCATCGACATCCTCGCCACGATGTAG
- a CDS encoding FGGY family carbohydrate kinase, which translates to MIRDDPLILAVDQGTSATKAVLTDRSGAVLASASVPLTVAHPRPGWVEQSAQEIWHSVTAAVGQCLAGHEPDRVVGLGLSTQRESVLLWDRSTGTPLGPMLGWQDRRTAEACAELLRSGAGPHVRAATGLPLDPMFSASKAQWLLDAHDPQRIRSRRGELCLGTVDSWLLWCLGGTGEHVIEVGNAARTQLLDIHARDWDDGLLSLFGVPRAVLPHVVPSTGPFPPVRGLPPLADGTPVTGVLGDSHAALYGQGIFTPGPVKATYGTGSSVMGLVDEPEKVVANQELCLTIAWDDGEPAYALEGNIRSSGATLRWLAELFGHTEDELLARAAADAGGVHLVPAFGGLAAPWWDAGATGLISGLGFGTGLPELACAALESIAFQVEDVVAAVERMTGPVPVIRADGGPSGNTRLMQLQADLSGRTVESPRTHGLSAWGAASLARHALGLGLPHLPTSTDRVSDVYRPRGTPAGRERRVLAWHRAVASSRVRSAPFVAGPTAGNRDE; encoded by the coding sequence ATGATCCGGGACGATCCACTGATCCTCGCGGTGGACCAGGGCACTTCGGCCACCAAAGCCGTGCTGACGGACCGCTCCGGTGCTGTCCTGGCCTCGGCCTCGGTCCCGCTGACCGTGGCTCATCCCCGGCCCGGATGGGTGGAACAGTCCGCACAAGAGATCTGGCACAGCGTCACGGCAGCGGTCGGCCAGTGTCTGGCGGGTCACGAACCCGACCGCGTCGTGGGGCTGGGGCTCAGCACACAGCGCGAGTCCGTCCTGCTCTGGGACCGGTCCACCGGCACGCCGCTCGGGCCCATGCTCGGCTGGCAGGACCGGCGTACGGCAGAGGCGTGTGCCGAACTGCTTCGCTCGGGTGCGGGTCCCCATGTGCGTGCGGCCACCGGCCTGCCCCTCGATCCGATGTTCAGCGCGTCGAAAGCGCAATGGCTGCTCGACGCCCACGACCCGCAACGCATCCGCTCGCGACGCGGGGAACTGTGCCTGGGCACGGTCGACTCCTGGCTGCTGTGGTGCCTCGGCGGTACCGGCGAGCACGTCATCGAGGTGGGCAACGCCGCACGTACACAGTTGCTGGACATACATGCGCGGGACTGGGACGACGGGCTGCTGAGTCTCTTCGGTGTGCCGCGTGCGGTATTGCCCCACGTCGTGCCGTCCACCGGCCCCTTCCCTCCGGTGCGGGGCCTTCCTCCCCTTGCGGACGGGACTCCGGTGACAGGGGTACTCGGTGATTCTCACGCCGCGCTGTACGGGCAGGGGATCTTCACACCTGGACCGGTGAAGGCAACCTACGGCACCGGGTCGTCGGTCATGGGGCTGGTCGACGAGCCGGAGAAGGTCGTCGCGAACCAGGAGCTCTGCCTGACCATCGCCTGGGACGACGGTGAGCCCGCCTACGCGCTGGAAGGGAACATCCGGTCCTCCGGGGCCACCTTGCGTTGGCTCGCCGAACTGTTCGGACACACAGAGGACGAACTCCTCGCCCGCGCCGCGGCAGACGCGGGCGGAGTCCACCTCGTACCGGCCTTCGGTGGGCTCGCCGCACCCTGGTGGGACGCTGGGGCAACCGGCCTGATCAGCGGCCTGGGTTTCGGTACCGGACTGCCCGAACTCGCCTGTGCGGCACTGGAGTCGATCGCGTTCCAGGTCGAGGACGTGGTCGCGGCGGTGGAACGCATGACGGGCCCCGTACCCGTCATACGCGCCGACGGCGGCCCGAGCGGCAACACCAGGCTCATGCAACTCCAGGCCGACCTCTCGGGACGTACGGTCGAAAGCCCTCGTACCCACGGCCTCTCCGCGTGGGGTGCCGCGAGTCTCGCGCGCCACGCCCTCGGGCTCGGTCTCCCGCACCTGCCCACATCTACGGACCGGGTGTCGGACGTGTACCGGCCGCGTGGAACGCCCGCCGGCCGGGAGCGACGGGTACTGGCCTGGCATCGGGCGGTTGCTTCTTCACGAGTGAGGTCCGCGCCATTCGTTGCCGGCCCGACGGCGGGGAACCGGGATGAATGA
- a CDS encoding sugar-binding transcriptional regulator, producing the protein MSQSHDLIGAESVDRLRLIVRVARMYHERGMRQSQIAEAVGLSQAGVSRLLRQAVKLGVVRTVVVSPVGIHSELEEAVADRYRLTDVVIIDGDDLLEHPSSMTRALGSAAASYLETAFRAGDLIGVSTWSETLLAAAEAMQPSRRPVADKVVQLMGGMGDPRGQVQATRLTVRLADLTGASPLFVRAPGLVGSAEARLSLLHDPSVRDVSEAWQRLTAVLVGIGSVEPSPLLQLSGNAVAEEELDRLRALGAVGDICQRFFDENGVHVDAGLGERTIGIPVDQLRTVQRRIAVAGGTRKYAAVRAAVRGRWITALVTDISTARQLLDEP; encoded by the coding sequence ATGTCCCAGTCCCATGACCTCATCGGTGCGGAGTCCGTAGACAGACTCCGCCTCATCGTCCGGGTCGCCCGCATGTACCACGAGCGCGGCATGCGCCAGTCGCAGATCGCCGAGGCCGTGGGTCTGTCCCAGGCCGGTGTGTCGCGGCTCCTTCGCCAGGCGGTGAAGCTCGGTGTGGTGCGCACCGTGGTCGTTTCGCCCGTGGGGATCCACAGCGAACTGGAAGAGGCGGTGGCGGACCGGTACCGGCTCACGGACGTCGTGATCATCGACGGGGACGATCTGCTGGAGCACCCGAGCAGTATGACGCGCGCGCTCGGATCGGCCGCGGCGTCCTATCTGGAGACGGCGTTCCGTGCGGGAGACCTGATCGGTGTCTCGACCTGGAGTGAGACGCTGCTGGCCGCCGCGGAGGCGATGCAGCCGTCCAGACGTCCCGTCGCGGACAAGGTCGTACAGCTGATGGGCGGCATGGGCGATCCGCGGGGGCAGGTGCAGGCCACCCGACTGACCGTCAGGCTCGCCGATCTCACCGGGGCATCGCCGCTGTTCGTCAGGGCCCCGGGACTGGTCGGATCGGCCGAGGCACGGCTCTCGCTCCTGCATGACCCCTCGGTGCGCGACGTGAGCGAGGCATGGCAGCGGCTGACCGCCGTGCTCGTGGGCATCGGCAGCGTGGAGCCGTCGCCGCTGCTCCAGCTGAGCGGCAACGCGGTCGCCGAGGAGGAACTCGATCGGCTGCGTGCCCTGGGCGCCGTGGGCGACATCTGCCAGCGCTTCTTCGACGAGAACGGTGTGCACGTCGACGCCGGACTGGGAGAACGCACTATCGGCATCCCCGTGGACCAACTGCGCACCGTACAACGCCGGATCGCCGTCGCCGGAGGAACGCGGAAGTACGCGGCTGTACGAGCCGCGGTCCGCGGACGCTGGATCACGGCTCTGGTGACCGACATCAGCACCGCCAGGCAACTGCTCGACGAACCCTAG
- a CDS encoding transketolase — translation MLTADAAVVDHYRDLRRTVRDGHPAHALQELRSMSTAVRLRIVNMIDQAQLGHIGGDLSVTDILVTLFGTVLDVDPDDPHAPGRDRLILSKGHCAAALYATLAHCGYFPVSELATFMAPLSPLNGHPDRRKVPGVETNTGPLGHGFPVAVGCALAATIRDETWRTVVVLGDGELQEGSNWEAAMTASHYGLTNLTAVVDRNRLQQGARTEETKALEPLAAKWKAFGWEVREADGHDHAALIDALKPASTGKPLVVLAYTVKGKGVSFMEDQAEWHHRVPDKRQVRAAIKELSR, via the coding sequence ATGCTGACCGCTGACGCAGCTGTTGTCGATCACTACCGAGATCTTCGGCGGACCGTGCGCGACGGCCACCCGGCCCACGCGCTCCAGGAACTGCGCTCCATGTCCACAGCGGTGCGCCTGCGCATCGTGAACATGATCGACCAGGCCCAGCTCGGTCACATCGGCGGAGATCTGTCCGTGACCGACATTCTCGTGACGCTGTTCGGCACCGTCCTCGACGTCGACCCCGACGACCCGCACGCCCCCGGCCGCGACCGTCTCATCCTCAGCAAAGGACACTGCGCAGCCGCCCTTTACGCGACATTGGCCCACTGCGGCTACTTCCCTGTGTCAGAGCTGGCCACCTTCATGGCGCCGCTCTCCCCGCTGAACGGGCATCCGGACCGCCGCAAGGTCCCGGGAGTCGAGACCAACACGGGCCCTCTCGGTCACGGCTTCCCTGTTGCCGTGGGGTGCGCACTCGCGGCCACGATTCGCGACGAGACCTGGCGCACGGTCGTTGTGCTCGGCGACGGCGAGTTGCAGGAGGGCAGCAACTGGGAGGCCGCCATGACCGCGAGCCACTACGGGTTGACGAATCTCACCGCGGTAGTCGACCGAAACCGGCTCCAGCAGGGCGCCAGGACCGAGGAGACCAAGGCGCTGGAACCACTCGCAGCGAAGTGGAAGGCATTCGGCTGGGAGGTACGCGAGGCGGACGGACACGACCATGCCGCACTGATCGACGCGCTGAAGCCCGCCTCGACCGGGAAACCCCTGGTCGTCCTGGCGTACACCGTCAAGGGCAAAGGTGTTTCCTTCATGGAGGACCAAGCCGAATGGCATCACAGGGTGCCCGACAAACGCCAGGTACGTGCCGCGATCAAGGAGCTGTCCCGGTGA